Proteins encoded within one genomic window of uncultured Desulfobacter sp.:
- a CDS encoding histidine phosphatase family protein, translating into METKYKLRSQHTIDLVRDLLGQGVDRISLIIRHSDRQYSDNPRLEPFMGLNDPGKQYAFDLGKFFPLDLTPVLFSSHFGRCIETAYLIDKGFTCVSNKDLPHNTINTALTPFYVKDIITATNMLIKTGSTQFVKDWFDKTIDESIMLDPEVTANRITDFMVSRLKDLSPGQAAVCVTHDWNIFPVKYFKLGLPHENALDAGYLDAVAFFEKGDRIFAAARQLDPVEIS; encoded by the coding sequence ATGGAAACTAAATATAAACTTCGGTCCCAGCACACCATTGACCTGGTCAGAGACCTGCTTGGGCAGGGTGTTGACCGGATCTCTTTAATTATACGCCACTCGGACAGACAATACTCGGACAACCCGCGGCTTGAACCTTTTATGGGACTTAATGATCCTGGCAAGCAATATGCCTTTGATCTCGGCAAATTCTTTCCTTTGGATTTAACGCCGGTGCTGTTTTCCAGCCATTTTGGCCGGTGCATTGAAACCGCCTACCTCATTGATAAAGGATTTACCTGCGTCTCAAATAAGGATCTGCCCCACAATACGATTAATACGGCTTTAACGCCTTTTTATGTCAAAGATATTATCACCGCCACAAATATGTTGATAAAAACAGGTTCCACTCAATTCGTAAAAGACTGGTTTGACAAAACCATTGATGAATCAATTATGCTTGATCCTGAGGTAACGGCCAACCGGATTACCGATTTTATGGTGTCAAGGCTCAAAGATCTTTCCCCCGGACAGGCCGCAGTGTGCGTGACCCATGACTGGAATATTTTTCCCGTCAAATATTTCAAGCTTGGACTTCCCCATGAAAATGCCCTGGATGCCGGATACCTGGATGCCGTGGCATTCTTTGAAAAAGGGGATCGGATTTTTGCCGCAGCCAGACAACTTGATCCGGTGGAAATCTCTTAG
- a CDS encoding DEAD/DEAH box helicase, whose translation MGIDDYITGLKSFKGFAGDIVSHKTFDAQPAAWASGSAFPCFKNDLSRFLAKLGIKSLYTHQARAISLILDNCHTVIATPTASGKSLVYNLPVMDALISDPKAHALYLFPLKALARDQLDTVNQMLDGTDAICSQQLTAGVYDGDITAYQKTKIRKNPPNILLSNPEMLHLAMLAHHHLWDSFFANLKYIVVDEVHTYRGIMGSNMAWVFRRLLRICRFYGSDPCFIFCSATIANPGQLASELTGLPVEVVDEQGAPCGKKDVLMMKGLEGAAQTAITLIHAAVYRNLATIVYTQSRKITELIAVWAGQRAKSMADKICAYRAGFLPEERREIEQKLAKGELLCVVSTSALELGIDIGNLDLCILVGYPGTMMSTWQRAGRVGRDGGDSAMVLIAHENALDQYFINHPDIFFSMPPETARINPENPQILDRHLDCAAAELSLDADDPLLKSAVVQERVQALGSEGRLLLSRDGHTWFSRRKRPHREVSLRGTGHTIPIFKEDTRESLGDIDWHRSYFETHEGAVYLHRGQTFVVTLFDHLKGVVRAKKETVNYYTRARSSKNTEIISMDKTCQVKGTRVGFGKLKIREQVTGYERKSVSGQKSLGIVPLNLPELTYETQGLWIEIPDWIRQRIETDHLHFMGGIHALEHAAIGIMPLLVMTDRNDLGGISMPYHPQVDTSVVFVYDGVPGGLGLTLQAFDNAEPLMQRTYEAIRDCPCETGCPACVHSPKCGSGNRPIDKEAAKQILDMLLEKEAGQGTVAFAPATPASLFPDFAVPKKVADEKKTEPIFPQRYAVLDIETRRSAKQVGGWHKAERMGVSCAVLYDSLEKDFLVYYQEDMEKLVERLGQMDLVIGFNITRFDYKVLSGLSRFNFHSLPTLDILTKVHDRLGYRLSLDHLAGQTLGLEKSADGLIALKWWQEGRLDLIVDYCTQDVRVTHELYTYGRDHGYLLFKNKADHQVRIPVDWK comes from the coding sequence GTGGGGATTGATGACTATATAACCGGATTAAAGTCCTTTAAGGGGTTTGCAGGCGATATTGTCAGTCACAAAACGTTTGACGCACAACCTGCGGCCTGGGCATCCGGGAGCGCATTTCCCTGCTTTAAAAATGATTTATCCCGCTTTCTTGCAAAGCTTGGCATTAAAAGTCTGTACACCCACCAGGCCCGGGCTATTTCGCTCATTCTTGACAATTGTCATACGGTTATTGCTACACCCACGGCGTCGGGTAAAAGCCTGGTATATAACCTGCCGGTGATGGATGCGCTGATTTCAGATCCCAAGGCCCATGCCCTGTATCTGTTTCCCCTAAAAGCCCTGGCCCGGGATCAGCTTGATACCGTAAATCAAATGCTGGACGGCACGGATGCAATTTGTTCTCAGCAATTGACTGCGGGTGTTTATGACGGGGATATCACAGCGTATCAAAAGACAAAGATCCGCAAAAATCCACCCAATATCCTTTTATCCAATCCAGAGATGCTGCATCTGGCCATGCTGGCCCATCATCATTTATGGGACTCTTTTTTCGCAAATCTGAAGTACATCGTGGTAGATGAGGTGCATACCTACCGCGGAATCATGGGCTCGAACATGGCCTGGGTGTTTCGCAGGCTTTTGCGCATATGCCGGTTTTACGGATCTGACCCGTGCTTTATTTTCTGTTCGGCCACCATTGCCAACCCCGGACAGCTTGCCTCGGAATTGACCGGGCTGCCGGTAGAGGTGGTGGATGAACAAGGCGCACCTTGTGGAAAAAAAGATGTTTTGATGATGAAAGGGCTGGAGGGCGCGGCTCAGACTGCCATTACACTCATCCATGCCGCCGTGTACCGAAATCTGGCCACCATTGTTTACACCCAGTCCAGAAAAATTACGGAATTGATTGCTGTCTGGGCGGGACAGCGGGCCAAATCCATGGCCGATAAAATTTGTGCATACCGGGCCGGGTTTCTTCCCGAGGAGCGGCGGGAGATTGAACAAAAACTTGCCAAAGGCGAATTACTTTGCGTGGTATCAACGTCTGCCCTTGAACTTGGCATTGACATCGGCAATCTGGACCTTTGCATTCTTGTGGGTTATCCGGGAACCATGATGTCAACATGGCAGCGGGCCGGCAGGGTAGGGCGGGACGGCGGGGACTCCGCCATGGTACTCATTGCACATGAAAACGCTTTGGATCAGTATTTTATCAATCATCCGGATATCTTTTTTTCTATGCCCCCTGAAACCGCGCGAATTAATCCTGAAAACCCCCAGATCCTTGACCGCCACCTGGATTGTGCGGCGGCTGAACTCAGCCTGGATGCCGATGATCCCTTGTTAAAGTCTGCAGTTGTGCAGGAACGGGTTCAAGCCCTGGGAAGTGAAGGCCGGTTGCTGTTGAGCCGGGACGGGCATACCTGGTTTTCCCGGCGCAAACGTCCCCACAGGGAGGTCAGTTTAAGGGGGACTGGCCACACCATCCCCATATTCAAAGAAGACACCCGGGAGAGTTTAGGGGACATCGATTGGCACAGATCCTATTTTGAAACCCATGAAGGGGCGGTTTACCTGCACCGGGGGCAAACCTTTGTTGTTACATTGTTTGACCATCTCAAAGGCGTGGTCCGGGCCAAAAAGGAAACGGTCAATTATTACACCCGGGCAAGATCTTCAAAAAACACTGAAATTATTAGTATGGATAAAACCTGTCAGGTTAAAGGCACCCGGGTGGGGTTCGGCAAACTGAAAATCCGTGAACAGGTTACGGGTTATGAAAGAAAATCGGTTTCTGGGCAAAAATCCCTTGGTATCGTGCCGTTGAATCTGCCCGAACTGACCTACGAAACCCAGGGGTTGTGGATTGAGATTCCGGACTGGATCAGGCAGCGCATTGAAACGGATCATCTACATTTTATGGGCGGGATTCATGCGTTGGAGCATGCGGCCATCGGCATAATGCCGCTTCTGGTGATGACTGACAGAAATGACCTGGGTGGTATATCCATGCCCTACCATCCCCAGGTTGATACGTCGGTTGTTTTTGTTTACGACGGCGTGCCGGGTGGATTGGGGCTTACATTGCAGGCCTTTGACAACGCAGAGCCCCTTATGCAAAGGACGTATGAGGCGATCCGGGACTGCCCTTGCGAGACCGGGTGCCCGGCATGTGTCCATTCTCCCAAATGCGGTTCGGGAAACCGTCCCATCGACAAGGAAGCGGCAAAGCAAATTCTTGATATGCTCCTTGAAAAAGAAGCGGGGCAGGGGACTGTCGCATTTGCACCTGCCACACCTGCGTCTCTTTTCCCGGATTTTGCTGTTCCCAAAAAAGTGGCCGATGAAAAAAAAACAGAGCCGATATTTCCCCAAAGATATGCCGTGCTTGACATTGAAACCCGGCGGTCTGCCAAACAGGTGGGCGGATGGCATAAAGCCGAACGTATGGGGGTCTCCTGTGCTGTACTTTACGATTCCCTCGAAAAGGATTTTCTGGTTTATTACCAGGAGGATATGGAAAAACTTGTGGAGCGGCTCGGGCAGATGGATCTGGTAATCGGATTTAACATTACCAGATTTGATTATAAAGTGTTGTCCGGGTTGAGCCGGTTTAATTTTCACAGTCTGCCCACCTTGGATATTCTGACAAAAGTCCATGATCGTTTAGGCTATCGTCTTTCACTGGATCATCTGGCCGGGCAGACCCTGGGCCTTGAAAAAAGTGCGGACGGGCTTATAGCCTTGAAGTGGTGGCAGGAAGGCCGTCTGGATCTGATCGTGGACTATTGTACCCAGGATGTGCGAGTTACCCATGAATTATATACCTATGGCCGGGATCATGGGTATTTGCTTTTTAAAAACAAGGCCGATCATCAGGTGCGTATACCAGTAGACTGGAAATAG
- a CDS encoding nitroreductase family protein yields the protein MPLFKIDYDKCNKDGLCVLDCPAKIIEMKNEGPCLIKGAEKFCIRCGHCVAICPTGAFHLETNPPDACLPIQNDLILTPEQAEQFLRSRRSIRVYKKQPVPKDRFEKALSIACCAPTGSNKQPVKWLVFDKKKDVKDIASRVIDWMKFILEKDPQRASIMHIDKLINQWNMGIDRICRDAPQLVFAYASNGFGSAAADCHTALAYLELALPVFGLGSCWAGYVLYAATQWPELSEKLGLPGNHTCHGALMVGIPKTKYARAPKRNDPDVTYFAG from the coding sequence ATGCCCCTGTTTAAAATTGATTATGATAAATGTAACAAGGATGGACTTTGCGTACTTGACTGCCCGGCAAAGATCATTGAAATGAAAAATGAAGGGCCGTGTCTCATAAAGGGCGCTGAAAAATTTTGTATCCGGTGCGGACATTGTGTGGCCATATGCCCTACCGGCGCTTTTCATCTTGAAACGAATCCACCGGATGCCTGCCTGCCCATTCAAAATGATTTAATCTTAACACCGGAACAGGCTGAACAATTTTTAAGATCCAGGCGGTCTATCAGGGTGTATAAAAAACAACCTGTGCCAAAAGATCGATTTGAAAAGGCACTTTCCATTGCATGCTGTGCACCGACCGGCAGTAACAAACAACCGGTAAAATGGTTGGTGTTTGACAAAAAAAAGGATGTCAAAGACATCGCCTCCCGTGTCATCGACTGGATGAAGTTCATCTTGGAAAAAGATCCTCAAAGAGCTTCAATCATGCATATTGATAAACTGATCAACCAATGGAATATGGGAATTGACAGAATATGCCGGGATGCCCCCCAGCTTGTTTTTGCCTATGCATCCAATGGGTTCGGAAGTGCTGCGGCAGACTGCCACACCGCACTTGCTTACCTTGAACTTGCTTTACCGGTATTTGGCCTGGGCAGTTGCTGGGCCGGATATGTCCTTTATGCTGCGACCCAATGGCCCGAGCTCTCGGAAAAATTGGGGCTGCCAGGCAACCATACCTGTCATGGCGCGCTCATGGTCGGTATACCCAAAACAAAGTATGCCAGGGCACCTAAAAGAAATGATCCGGATGTTACCTATTTTGCAGGGTGA
- a CDS encoding Sir2 family NAD-dependent protein deacetylase, translating to MDNIEENIKLAAEVVKNADALFITSGAGMGVDSGLPDFRGNSGFWKAYPPIAKLGKSFSEMADPIWFHKQPEIAWAFYGHRLNLYLETIPHEGFFRLLELGKKKPYGYFVFTSNVDGQFQMAGFDEALIEECHGSIHHLQCIEPCSTDIWEVGEQTVHVDIEAFVATGELPKCRNCGKLARPNILMFGDWNWISNRTGEQGQRLQSWLQRVNNANAKLAIIEMGAGLAVPTVRMTSQRAGNNMNATLIRINPRDYDVPQGAIGIPLGAKEGVDRILA from the coding sequence ATGGACAACATAGAAGAAAACATCAAGCTCGCTGCTGAAGTTGTTAAAAATGCCGATGCCCTTTTTATAACTTCCGGTGCCGGTATGGGCGTTGATTCGGGACTGCCTGATTTCAGAGGAAATTCAGGCTTTTGGAAAGCTTATCCGCCCATAGCAAAACTGGGCAAATCCTTTAGTGAAATGGCAGACCCTATCTGGTTTCACAAGCAACCTGAAATCGCGTGGGCGTTTTATGGGCACAGGTTGAACCTTTATCTTGAAACCATTCCCCACGAAGGGTTTTTTCGGTTGCTTGAGTTGGGAAAAAAGAAGCCGTACGGATATTTTGTATTCACGTCAAATGTTGACGGACAGTTCCAAATGGCCGGCTTTGACGAAGCGTTGATTGAAGAATGCCATGGTTCTATCCATCATCTTCAATGCATCGAGCCCTGTTCTACCGACATCTGGGAGGTCGGAGAACAAACAGTCCATGTGGATATCGAGGCATTTGTGGCAACCGGTGAACTGCCTAAATGCAGAAACTGCGGAAAACTGGCCCGGCCCAATATTTTAATGTTTGGGGACTGGAACTGGATATCAAACCGCACTGGTGAACAGGGACAGCGATTGCAATCTTGGCTGCAAAGGGTCAATAATGCCAATGCAAAATTAGCCATTATTGAAATGGGGGCAGGTCTTGCCGTGCCTACCGTGCGGATGACATCCCAGCGCGCCGGCAACAACATGAATGCAACGCTGATACGCATTAACCCAAGGGATTACGATGTGCCCCAAGGCGCAATCGGCATACCGCTTGGTGCCAAGGAAGGCGTAGATAGAATTTTAGCTTGA
- a CDS encoding sodium:solute symporter family protein: protein MGQLTYAVVFVGAFVLFGALVLKNQKRMVSGSDFSVAGRSLSTTQVSWVIIGTLVGGVSTIGTVQSAYDHGISAWIFTLGSGISCFILGCFFAAALRREQVTTVSELLGKYFGTKFQYYCSMLNSCGMFIHIIAQYLAAMAILTSVFHFPLPISLLITMVLMGFFVISGGISGAGMVGKIKFFLLYAIMIVCTVIALVKGQGLSNILSQLPKDTNFLNFFSNGFGPTAIDIVSMVTGVLSTQIYLQAIFSAKTIKDARNGAFLTAIVIPPIGILGIIVGLFLRANCPELEGQSAQALPFFFQYTLPPAMAAFCSAVLLLAVLGTGAGLVLGVTTNIYMDGIRHLFKKEPANSLAIVRLCTLVVLVLSGGVVMAGFSTTILHWSYLSMGFRGAAVFVGLCIVVFTKRQTYSAMIRGVLYVLPICYFILAIFL, encoded by the coding sequence TTGGGACAGTTAACATACGCAGTGGTATTTGTCGGCGCATTTGTTCTTTTTGGCGCCCTGGTTCTAAAAAATCAAAAACGCATGGTCAGTGGTTCTGATTTTTCAGTGGCAGGCAGATCCCTTTCCACCACCCAGGTCTCCTGGGTAATTATCGGCACACTGGTCGGTGGGGTCTCCACCATCGGGACCGTTCAATCGGCTTATGATCATGGTATCAGCGCCTGGATTTTTACCCTGGGCAGCGGTATCTCCTGCTTTATTTTGGGATGCTTTTTTGCAGCAGCATTAAGGCGGGAGCAGGTCACAACCGTTTCCGAACTGCTTGGCAAATACTTTGGCACCAAGTTTCAATATTACTGCTCCATGCTCAATTCCTGCGGCATGTTTATTCACATTATTGCCCAGTACCTGGCGGCCATGGCCATTCTGACCTCCGTATTTCACTTTCCGCTGCCAATATCTTTGTTGATTACCATGGTACTCATGGGCTTTTTTGTTATTTCAGGCGGGATTTCCGGCGCCGGCATGGTGGGGAAAATCAAATTTTTCCTGCTGTACGCGATCATGATCGTATGCACTGTGATTGCACTGGTCAAAGGGCAGGGTCTGAGCAACATTCTATCTCAACTACCCAAAGATACGAATTTTTTAAACTTTTTTTCCAATGGTTTTGGCCCAACGGCCATTGATATTGTCTCCATGGTCACCGGCGTATTATCCACCCAAATTTACCTGCAGGCCATCTTTTCGGCTAAAACAATAAAAGATGCCAGGAACGGTGCATTTCTTACCGCTATTGTCATCCCTCCCATCGGCATCTTAGGTATTATTGTGGGGCTTTTTCTTCGGGCCAACTGCCCCGAACTTGAAGGCCAAAGCGCCCAGGCATTGCCCTTTTTCTTTCAATACACCCTGCCCCCGGCAATGGCTGCGTTCTGTTCTGCCGTGCTACTGCTTGCCGTATTAGGCACCGGTGCAGGCCTTGTGCTTGGGGTGACGACCAACATTTATATGGATGGCATTCGGCACCTGTTCAAAAAAGAACCTGCCAACAGTCTGGCCATCGTCAGGTTATGTACACTTGTGGTCCTCGTTTTATCTGGCGGCGTTGTAATGGCAGGGTTCAGCACAACAATTTTACATTGGAGCTATCTTTCCATGGGGTTCAGGGGGGCGGCAGTATTTGTCGGCTTATGTATTGTGGTGTTTACAAAAAGACAAACATATTCTGCCATGATACGAGGTGTTTTATACGTTCTGCCGATCTGCTACTTTATCCTGGCAATCTTTCTATAA
- a CDS encoding peptide chain release factor 3: MTNPTNKTLDKTLLPEIKKRRTFGIISHPDAGKTTLTEKLLLFGGAIQQAGAVKSRKAARAATSDFLSIEQERGISVSSSVMKFNYKDYEINLLDTPGHKDFSEDTYRVLTAVDCAVMIIDSAKGVEPQTQKLMEVCRMRNTPIITFINKLDREGLEPLDIFQDIEDKLQIECVPLTWPIGMGKRFRGVYNLEEQQLGIFTPGYTPKNDDGVLIEDLDDPVLEEMIGQSPADQLREDVELISVASEPFDLDLYLNGTQTPVFFGSAINNFGVREMLDAFVRIAPCPGVRPTASRDVDPCEKAFSGFTFKIQANMDPEHRDRIAFFRICSGKFTKGMKVRHHRIGKDIKIANATIFMAQERSNVEEAYPGDIIGIHNHGTIKIGDTFTTKEPLKFLGIPNFAPEHFRRVLLRDPLKAKALTKGLTQLAEEGTIQVFRPLQGNMHIIGAVGVLQFDVTMARLKAEYNVSAGYEPVDLSVARWVESESESYLKDFIRKNESSLTRDAEGRLTFLTTSEYQLGFTQEDWPEIKFHKTREHNE, encoded by the coding sequence ATGACAAACCCCACAAACAAAACATTAGACAAGACGCTATTACCGGAAATAAAAAAACGCAGAACATTCGGCATTATCAGCCATCCGGATGCCGGCAAAACAACCTTGACGGAAAAGCTTTTGTTGTTCGGCGGGGCCATCCAGCAAGCCGGTGCAGTAAAATCCAGAAAAGCGGCCCGGGCCGCCACCTCGGATTTTTTATCCATTGAGCAGGAAAGGGGCATTTCCGTATCGTCTTCAGTAATGAAGTTTAATTATAAGGATTATGAAATCAATCTCCTGGATACCCCGGGACATAAGGATTTCAGTGAGGATACTTACCGGGTGCTCACGGCGGTGGACTGTGCCGTAATGATCATTGACTCTGCCAAGGGGGTGGAGCCCCAGACCCAAAAATTGATGGAGGTGTGTCGGATGCGCAATACGCCGATCATCACGTTTATCAACAAGCTGGACCGGGAGGGGCTGGAACCTCTTGATATTTTCCAGGACATTGAGGATAAGCTGCAGATCGAGTGTGTGCCTTTGACCTGGCCCATTGGTATGGGAAAGCGGTTTAGAGGGGTGTATAATCTGGAAGAACAGCAGTTGGGAATTTTTACACCGGGATATACCCCTAAAAATGACGATGGAGTATTAATCGAAGACCTTGATGACCCCGTGCTGGAAGAAATGATTGGCCAGAGTCCGGCTGATCAGCTGCGCGAGGATGTGGAGCTGATTTCTGTGGCTTCAGAGCCCTTTGATCTTGATCTTTATCTTAACGGCACCCAGACCCCGGTTTTTTTCGGTTCCGCCATTAATAATTTTGGCGTCAGGGAGATGCTGGATGCATTTGTACGGATTGCGCCATGCCCTGGTGTCCGGCCTACGGCATCCCGGGATGTGGATCCTTGTGAAAAGGCGTTTTCAGGGTTCACCTTTAAAATACAAGCCAACATGGATCCTGAACATAGGGATCGAATCGCTTTTTTCAGGATCTGTTCCGGAAAATTCACCAAGGGCATGAAAGTTCGTCATCACCGTATAGGTAAAGATATCAAAATTGCCAATGCCACCATTTTCATGGCCCAGGAGCGATCCAATGTGGAAGAGGCATATCCTGGAGATATCATTGGCATTCACAACCACGGTACCATTAAGATCGGGGATACCTTTACCACAAAAGAACCCTTGAAATTCCTGGGCATTCCAAATTTTGCTCCGGAACATTTCAGGCGGGTACTGCTAAGAGATCCCCTAAAAGCCAAAGCCCTGACAAAAGGGCTGACCCAGTTGGCCGAAGAGGGCACTATCCAGGTGTTTCGGCCCTTGCAGGGTAATATGCATATCATTGGTGCCGTGGGGGTACTTCAGTTTGATGTTACTATGGCCCGACTTAAAGCCGAATACAATGTCAGTGCCGGATACGAGCCAGTAGACCTGTCCGTGGCCCGGTGGGTTGAAAGCGAAAGCGAATCTTATCTTAAAGACTTTATCCGGAAGAATGAATCCAGCCTGACCCGGGACGCAGAAGGGCGTTTGACTTTTCTCACCACAAGTGAATATCAGCTCGGTTTTACCCAGGAAGATTGGCCGGAGATCAAGTTCCATAAAACAAGGGAACACAACGAGTAA